One window of Candidatus Edwardsbacteria bacterium genomic DNA carries:
- a CDS encoding GxxExxY protein, which produces MNTDFTKNIVADKRDPETYAIIGAAMNVHKELGHGFLEPVYQEALAIELKKLDIPYQRESNLPVFYQGQQLNVSYRADFICFGTIILELLLRQVNSAMCHSCEGRNPGMDARFHEHDNKNVQKKGKVIHLFNCRSNKGTVQYERHRRSTGNKLSKSYRT; this is translated from the coding sequence ATGAATACAGATTTTACTAAAAATATTGTTGCAGATAAGAGAGACCCAGAGACCTATGCAATAATCGGTGCCGCAATGAATGTTCACAAAGAACTGGGGCACGGGTTTTTAGAACCGGTTTATCAGGAGGCCTTAGCAATCGAATTGAAAAAACTTGATATACCATATCAAAGAGAAAGCAACCTGCCTGTATTTTACCAAGGTCAACAATTAAATGTATCGTATCGGGCTGATTTTATTTGCTTTGGCACTATAATTCTAGAATTATTACTTCGGCAAGTGAATAGCGCAATGTGTCATTCCTGCGAAGGCAGGAATCCAGGCATGGATGCCCGTTTTCACGAGCATGACAACAAGAACGTTCAAAAAAAGGGTAAGGTTATTCACCTATTTAATTGCCGGAGTAATAAAGGCACTGTCCAATATGAGCGGCACCGAAGAAGCACAGGTAATAAATTATCTAAAAGCTACCGGACTTAA
- a CDS encoding ABC transporter permease, with protein sequence MRRILTIAVNTFRESVRDRILYGLIVFALIVLPGSRLVISLSVGQEIRILKDFGFGAIALFGLLIAVVSGTAMLFKEMDKRTIYVLVAKPVKRWELLVGKYFGLMATLLLAFLIMGATLVLTLALMGGKPDGLFFLTIAGLFGQLTVITAVAMLFSTLASPALSAVFTFCVYIAGTSADQLRLFADRMPGDLLKIAAKAVSYVIPNLQNFNFRTESIYNLPVDHAKLWLMLAYAVFYVAFTLTVASIILERKDLK encoded by the coding sequence ATGAGAAGGATCCTTACCATAGCCGTCAACACCTTCCGGGAATCGGTCCGGGACCGGATACTGTACGGGCTTATCGTATTTGCCCTGATAGTCCTTCCCGGCTCCCGGCTGGTGATCTCTTTGTCGGTGGGGCAGGAGATCCGGATCTTAAAGGATTTTGGTTTCGGCGCCATCGCCTTGTTCGGCCTGCTGATTGCGGTGGTTAGCGGGACTGCCATGTTGTTCAAGGAGATGGACAAGCGGACCATCTACGTGCTGGTGGCCAAGCCGGTTAAGAGATGGGAACTGCTGGTGGGGAAATATTTCGGGTTGATGGCCACGCTTCTTCTGGCCTTCCTGATAATGGGCGCCACGTTGGTATTGACCCTGGCGTTGATGGGCGGCAAGCCGGACGGGCTTTTCTTTTTGACCATAGCCGGCCTGTTCGGACAGTTGACAGTGATCACGGCGGTGGCCATGCTTTTCTCCACCCTGGCCTCCCCGGCCTTAAGCGCCGTCTTCACCTTTTGTGTCTACATCGCCGGGACATCGGCCGACCAGCTGAGGCTCTTTGCCGACCGGATGCCGGGAGATCTGCTTAAAATCGCCGCCAAAGCCGTCTCCTACGTCATTCCCAATCTGCAGAATTTCAATTTCCGGACGGAATCCATATACAACCTTCCAGTGGATCATGCCAAGCTCTGGCTGATGCTGGCCTATGCGGTATTTTACGTCGCGTTTACCTTGACCGTGGCTTCCATTATACTGGAACGCAAAGACCTGAAATGA
- a CDS encoding ABC transporter ATP-binding protein, protein MENILEIDRLTKRFTDWEHFSPKSKTILDRISLEVKPGEIFGFLGPNGAGKTTTIKALMGIIRPSSGTARIMGHDILEKSQEVKKRIGFLPENPYFYDYLTVGEFIRFCAALFGITGKKAKAKTDELLELVGMTRAAGLPLRKCSKGMLQRTGIAQSLVNDPEFLVWDEPVSGLDPLGRKEVKDLMLELKKQGKTIFFSSHILPDAEALCDRVGIIVGGRMHRVGTLPELLKDSVSWVEVVAQNLPEGFALNDAKVEKVAGQLIIRLEGPDALDPALKKIMQAGGSIVSVSPQRENLESYFTRQVRTAKEAGQ, encoded by the coding sequence ATGGAAAACATTCTGGAAATAGACCGCCTTACCAAGCGCTTTACCGACTGGGAGCATTTCTCCCCCAAGTCCAAGACCATTTTGGATCGGATATCCCTGGAGGTAAAGCCCGGCGAGATCTTCGGATTTCTGGGCCCCAACGGGGCCGGAAAGACCACCACCATCAAGGCCCTGATGGGCATCATCCGGCCCAGCTCCGGCACCGCCCGGATAATGGGGCACGACATCCTGGAGAAATCTCAGGAGGTGAAGAAGCGGATCGGCTTTCTGCCGGAGAACCCGTACTTTTACGATTATCTGACGGTTGGCGAGTTCATCCGGTTCTGCGCCGCGCTGTTCGGCATCACCGGCAAAAAGGCCAAAGCCAAGACCGATGAACTGCTGGAGCTGGTGGGGATGACCCGGGCGGCCGGCCTGCCCCTGCGCAAGTGCTCCAAGGGCATGCTGCAGAGGACCGGCATCGCCCAGTCACTGGTCAACGATCCGGAGTTTTTGGTTTGGGACGAGCCGGTCTCCGGCCTGGACCCGCTGGGCCGCAAGGAGGTCAAGGACCTGATGCTGGAGCTGAAGAAACAGGGCAAGACCATCTTCTTCAGCTCGCACATCCTGCCCGATGCCGAGGCCCTGTGCGACCGGGTGGGGATCATCGTGGGCGGACGGATGCACCGGGTGGGCACCCTGCCCGAGCTGCTAAAGGATTCGGTCAGCTGGGTGGAGGTGGTGGCCCAGAACCTGCCGGAGGGCTTTGCCCTTAATGATGCCAAGGTCGAGAAAGTGGCCGGGCAGCTGATAATCCGGCTGGAGGGGCCTGATGCCCTTGACCCGGCATTGAAGAAAATAATGCAAGCCGGCGGTTCCATAGTGTCGGTTTCTCCCCAGCGGGAGAATTTGGAGAGCTATTTCACCCGGCAGGTGCGCACTGCAAAGGAGGCCGGACAATGA
- a CDS encoding prepilin-type N-terminal cleavage/methylation domain-containing protein — MNNKGFTLIELMIVVVIIGILAAIAIPNFMSMQDRAKEGSVKANMHTIQLAVEDFSTQTEGLYPQDFLQTVAATNPNVPANLVMVAGVAGATVALPGNLLPNNLRNPVDKTIGWAFASGPAAIAVPPVPPVTIVPAAAAPLDQGSVDYSSADNTGAAAALGNATMYVIFGCGVKTTLPNPVQSGQ, encoded by the coding sequence ATGAACAACAAAGGCTTTACCCTGATCGAGTTGATGATCGTGGTGGTCATCATCGGCATCCTGGCGGCCATCGCCATCCCGAACTTCATGAGCATGCAGGACCGGGCCAAGGAAGGTTCCGTCAAGGCCAACATGCATACCATCCAGCTGGCCGTCGAGGACTTCTCCACCCAGACCGAGGGACTGTATCCCCAGGACTTCCTCCAAACAGTGGCTGCCACCAACCCTAACGTCCCGGCCAACTTAGTGATGGTGGCCGGCGTGGCCGGAGCCACAGTCGCCCTGCCCGGCAATCTGCTGCCCAATAACCTGCGGAACCCGGTTGACAAGACCATAGGTTGGGCTTTTGCCTCGGGCCCCGCCGCCATCGCCGTCCCACCGGTGCCCCCGGTGACGATTGTCCCGGCTGCTGCTGCACCTTTGGACCAGGGAAGCGTTGATTACTCCTCGGCCGACAATACCGGCGCTGCTGCCGCCCTTGGCAACGCCACCATGTATGTCATTTTCGGCTGCGGCGTCAAGACCACCCTGCCCAATCCGGTCCAGTCCGGTCAGTAA